Proteins from a genomic interval of Corynebacterium freiburgense:
- the cobT gene encoding nicotinate-nucleotide--dimethylbenzimidazole phosphoribosyltransferase, with the protein MVPAELFAKVEAPSFTAREQAEARQLTLTKPAGSLGRLEQIGVWMTACQGVCPPKPITDPRIIVFAGDHGVAARGVSAYPAEVSLQMAANINHGGAAINVLGRAAGASVRVADISLDHDANGEERVRRSSGSIDIEDAMTESEVLQAIQTGQRIADKEIDSGADLLIAGDLGIGNTTPAAALIGAMTNSEPVVVVGRGTGIDDEGWKRKVAAVRDAMFRVRNIHHDPIGVLQAISSPDLAAMAGFLAQAAVRRTPVILDGVVVTSAAIMANKLAPGARQWWIAGHRGAEPAHKLALRNLKLEPILDFKMRLGEGSGAAMALPIVQAAVDIMIDMATFESAGVSEKE; encoded by the coding sequence ATGGTTCCCGCCGAACTATTTGCCAAGGTTGAAGCCCCGAGCTTTACAGCTCGCGAGCAAGCCGAAGCACGCCAATTAACCCTTACCAAGCCCGCAGGATCCCTAGGGCGTCTCGAACAAATTGGCGTTTGGATGACCGCCTGTCAGGGCGTATGCCCACCAAAGCCCATTACAGACCCACGCATTATCGTTTTTGCTGGCGACCACGGTGTAGCAGCCCGCGGTGTCTCCGCCTACCCCGCCGAAGTCTCACTCCAAATGGCCGCAAATATCAATCACGGTGGCGCCGCAATTAATGTCCTAGGTCGGGCAGCCGGAGCCTCCGTGCGTGTCGCCGATATCTCACTCGACCACGACGCCAACGGCGAAGAACGCGTCCGCCGCAGCAGCGGATCCATTGATATTGAAGACGCCATGACCGAATCCGAAGTGCTGCAAGCCATCCAAACAGGCCAGCGAATAGCCGATAAAGAAATCGACTCCGGCGCCGACCTCCTTATCGCCGGTGACCTCGGCATAGGAAATACCACCCCAGCTGCAGCGCTTATTGGAGCCATGACAAACTCCGAACCCGTTGTGGTGGTTGGGCGTGGTACTGGCATTGATGACGAAGGCTGGAAACGCAAAGTCGCCGCCGTCCGCGACGCCATGTTCCGCGTCCGTAACATTCACCATGACCCCATTGGCGTCCTCCAAGCCATCTCCTCCCCCGACCTTGCCGCGATGGCCGGATTCCTAGCCCAAGCAGCCGTCCGCCGCACCCCCGTCATTCTCGACGGCGTAGTGGTCACCTCCGCCGCGATCATGGCCAATAAACTCGCCCCTGGCGCTCGCCAATGGTGGATCGCTGGACATCGCGGCGCAGAACCAGCCCACAAGCTTGCACTACGCAATCTTAAACTCGAACCAATCCTCGACTTTAAAATGCGCCTTGGCGAAGGCTCTGGGGCCGCAATGGCACTGCCCATCGTGCAAGCAGCCGTAGACATCATGATCGATATGGCCACCTTTGAATCCGCAGGAGTATCCGAAAAGGAGTAA
- a CDS encoding bifunctional adenosylcobinamide kinase/adenosylcobinamide-phosphate guanylyltransferase, which yields MRTLVLGGARSGKSAFAESLVGSGPVVYVATARPWPGDTDFDSRIAQHIARRPAHWVTEDSRDLLDVLADVPSTAVIVDDMGTWLTHTLDQADAWEQPRGTCSKRIDAVVRAVDTYAGGDLVLVTPEVGMSVIPEHPSGRLFRDELGTLNERLAQVCEKVVLVIAGQPLVIKPSN from the coding sequence ATGCGAACATTAGTATTGGGTGGGGCACGCTCGGGGAAATCGGCATTCGCGGAATCATTGGTGGGGTCGGGGCCGGTGGTGTATGTGGCTACGGCCCGCCCGTGGCCCGGGGATACGGATTTTGATTCGCGTATTGCCCAGCATATTGCTCGGCGACCAGCACATTGGGTTACGGAGGACTCTCGCGACCTGCTCGATGTGCTTGCCGACGTCCCTTCCACTGCGGTGATTGTGGACGATATGGGCACATGGCTCACCCACACACTTGATCAGGCAGATGCCTGGGAGCAACCACGTGGCACTTGCAGCAAGCGTATCGACGCCGTGGTGCGCGCCGTCGATACGTATGCTGGGGGCGATTTGGTGCTGGTCACCCCCGAAGTAGGTATGAGCGTAATCCCTGAACACCCTTCAGGTCGCTTATTCCGTGATGAACTTGGCACACTCAATGAGCGACTTGCTCAAGTGTGCGAAAAAGTGGTTCTTGTTATTGCCGGACAGCCACTCGTTATTAAACCCTCAAATTAA
- the asnB gene encoding asparagine synthase (glutamine-hydrolyzing) has protein sequence MCGLLGMLTSNQNAADFVPAIERALPCMRHRGPDEDGTWSDADLVFGFNRLSIIDIAHSHQPLQWGPAESPNRYAMTFNGEIYNYVELRKELQDLGYTFNTSGDGEPIIVGYHHWGKDVVNHLRGMFGIAIWDSEKRELFLARDPFGIKPLYYATVDAGTVFASEKKSILEMAPELNLPLDLDQRAIEHYVDLQYVPEPESLHSSIRRLESGCTATVTPGGVVTQQRYFNPQFPAQPVAKGKEQDLFDRIARALEDSVEKHMRADVTVGSFLSGGIDSTAIAALAKRHNPKLLTFTTGFEREGYSEIDVAAESAAAIDAEHIVKVVSPEEYADAIPKIMWYLDDPVADPSLVPLYFVAAEARKHVKVVLSGEGADELFGGYTIYKEPLSLAPFEKIPSPLRKGMHQLSRILPDGVKGKSLLERGSMTMEERYYGNARSFNWEQLKRVLPNARPEWDHKDVTAPIYAQSTHMDPVARMQHLDLFTWMRGDILVKADKITMANSLELRVPFLDREVFAVAETIPYDLKITEGTTKYALRRAMEQIVPAHVLNRRKLGFPVPMRHWLAGDELYGWAQDTIQASGTEAIFDKQALLAMLKEHRDGVSDHSRRLWTVLAFMVWHGIFVEKRITPNIEEREYPVEL, from the coding sequence ATGTGTGGCCTACTCGGCATGCTGACCAGCAATCAAAACGCAGCTGATTTCGTACCGGCAATCGAACGTGCCCTGCCATGCATGCGGCACCGAGGACCGGACGAAGACGGAACATGGTCTGATGCCGACCTCGTGTTCGGCTTTAATCGCCTTTCCATTATTGATATTGCGCATTCGCATCAGCCACTGCAGTGGGGTCCCGCAGAATCCCCAAATCGCTACGCAATGACCTTTAATGGTGAAATCTATAACTATGTCGAGCTGCGGAAAGAGCTACAAGACCTCGGCTATACCTTTAATACTTCGGGCGACGGCGAACCCATTATCGTCGGCTACCACCATTGGGGTAAAGACGTCGTCAACCACCTCCGCGGTATGTTCGGTATTGCAATCTGGGATTCTGAAAAACGCGAGCTATTCCTTGCCCGCGATCCCTTTGGAATCAAACCGCTGTACTACGCCACTGTCGATGCAGGCACGGTCTTTGCTTCCGAGAAAAAGTCCATTCTTGAAATGGCCCCCGAACTCAATTTGCCTCTGGATCTTGATCAACGCGCAATCGAACATTATGTGGATCTCCAGTATGTCCCGGAACCCGAGTCACTACATAGCAGCATTCGACGCCTCGAGTCCGGCTGTACGGCTACCGTCACCCCGGGAGGCGTCGTAACGCAACAGCGCTACTTTAACCCGCAATTCCCTGCCCAACCCGTAGCCAAAGGCAAAGAACAGGACCTCTTTGACCGCATCGCACGCGCACTCGAAGACTCCGTAGAAAAGCATATGCGTGCCGATGTCACCGTAGGTTCCTTCCTCTCCGGCGGCATCGACTCTACTGCTATCGCAGCACTCGCAAAGCGGCACAACCCGAAGCTGCTCACCTTCACCACCGGATTCGAACGCGAAGGCTACTCTGAAATCGACGTGGCCGCCGAATCCGCCGCAGCTATCGACGCCGAGCACATCGTTAAAGTAGTCTCCCCTGAGGAATACGCAGACGCCATTCCAAAAATCATGTGGTACCTCGACGACCCAGTCGCCGACCCATCACTCGTACCCCTCTACTTCGTTGCCGCCGAGGCCCGTAAACACGTTAAAGTAGTGCTCTCCGGCGAAGGCGCCGACGAGCTCTTCGGCGGCTATACCATTTATAAGGAGCCTCTCTCCCTCGCCCCATTCGAAAAAATCCCAAGCCCGCTCCGCAAAGGCATGCATCAACTCAGCCGTATCCTCCCGGACGGAGTAAAAGGAAAATCACTGCTTGAACGCGGCTCCATGACAATGGAAGAACGCTATTACGGCAATGCCCGCTCCTTTAATTGGGAACAGCTCAAGCGTGTGCTTCCCAATGCCCGACCCGAATGGGACCACAAGGATGTGACCGCGCCGATCTACGCCCAATCCACTCATATGGATCCCGTGGCACGCATGCAACACCTCGACCTCTTTACCTGGATGCGCGGCGATATCCTAGTCAAGGCAGATAAAATCACCATGGCAAACTCGCTGGAACTCCGTGTTCCTTTCCTAGATAGGGAAGTCTTTGCCGTTGCAGAAACAATCCCCTACGACCTCAAGATCACGGAAGGCACCACCAAATACGCGCTCCGCCGCGCCATGGAACAAATCGTGCCTGCGCATGTATTAAACCGCCGGAAACTTGGCTTCCCGGTACCAATGCGTCACTGGCTCGCGGGTGACGAACTCTATGGCTGGGCGCAAGACACTATCCAGGCATCAGGCACCGAAGCCATCTTTGACAAGCAGGCTCTATTGGCAATGCTCAAAGAGCACCGCGATGGTGTCTCGGACCACTCCCGCCGACTCTGGACCGTACTCGCCTTTATGGTCTGGCACGGGATCTTCGTGGAAAAGCGCATTACCCCCAATATTGAAGAGCGTGAATATCCAGTAGAGCTCTAA
- a CDS encoding HesB/IscA family protein, giving the protein MTAPETNTGVILTDAAAAKAKALLEQEGRTDLALRIAVQPGGCAGLRYQLYFDDRELDGDKVDIIGGVTLVVDKMSAPYLMGAQIDFADTIESQGFTIDNPNASGSCACGDSFN; this is encoded by the coding sequence ATGACTGCTCCCGAGACAAATACAGGCGTCATCCTTACCGACGCAGCCGCTGCAAAAGCAAAGGCTCTCCTTGAACAGGAAGGCCGCACCGATCTAGCACTACGCATAGCCGTCCAACCAGGTGGTTGTGCCGGATTGCGTTACCAACTCTACTTCGATGACCGCGAACTCGACGGCGACAAAGTAGATATTATCGGCGGAGTAACCCTCGTAGTAGATAAAATGAGCGCCCCATACCTTATGGGTGCTCAAATCGACTTTGCCGATACCATTGAATCCCAAGGATTTACAATCGACAATCCGAATGCCAGCGGCTCTTGTGCCTGCGGTGATTCCTTTAACTAA
- a CDS encoding DUF3043 domain-containing protein, with protein MASDTRSADQRGKGYTPKKGRPTPKRNDVERARGIRRDPVTPPLTAKEARAQRKALKASMSKEEYKELKRKEREERAARSRAIQEGIDRGDERYLLDRDKGEVRAFVRDWVDARRFLSNLVMPVALVLLVVMFIAQSNPEFASISSIVAMIVLGTFFIEGYLVGSRVNKAVSEKFPGTSETGFALGFYGYSRASQLRKLRSPRPRVEIGADV; from the coding sequence GTGGCTTCGGATACTCGGTCTGCTGACCAGCGCGGTAAGGGGTATACGCCAAAGAAGGGGCGTCCCACGCCGAAGCGTAATGATGTGGAGCGGGCTCGGGGGATTCGTCGCGATCCGGTGACGCCGCCTTTAACGGCAAAGGAGGCGCGGGCACAACGGAAGGCGTTAAAGGCGTCTATGTCTAAGGAGGAGTATAAGGAGTTAAAGCGCAAGGAGCGAGAGGAACGTGCTGCGCGGTCTCGGGCGATACAGGAGGGGATCGATCGCGGTGACGAACGCTATTTACTTGACCGGGACAAAGGCGAGGTTCGTGCTTTTGTTCGAGACTGGGTAGATGCCCGTAGGTTCTTAAGTAATTTGGTTATGCCGGTGGCATTGGTGTTATTGGTTGTGATGTTTATAGCGCAATCCAATCCGGAATTTGCAAGTATTTCTTCGATCGTAGCCATGATTGTTTTGGGCACGTTCTTTATCGAGGGTTATTTGGTTGGTTCTCGGGTAAATAAGGCTGTTTCGGAGAAATTCCCAGGCACTTCAGAAACCGGTTTTGCACTCGGTTTTTATGGGTATTCTCGGGCAAGCCAGTTGCGAAAGTTGCGCAGCCCTCGGCCTCGTGTTGAGATCGGCGCAGACGTTTAA
- a CDS encoding adenosylcobinamide-GDP ribazoletransferase: MSGKADFVEGHHGPAIIEGPATALSWLTILPVFGTATAFDRTTGTRAMNSLPIVGIALGTCTFAIIYPLIFLGIPELLIATLCIAGWQLGTRMLHLDGLADVGDALGAHTTPERAQQILADQTTGALGMGSVVLVLLTQLTAISALITQLPTATAAFLIAIIPLITRTAALLPCHRTFKPMSEHGFGAMVIGTVRASTIVLWTLIIAATTIIGGRFSLNFSQYDGAILATDLTTITIASLLITLVAALLLSLHYAKRFHGLNGDCIGAIIEITTALTAIAMVVAFNLLNYFTTPGI; this comes from the coding sequence GTGTCCGGCAAAGCCGACTTCGTCGAAGGCCATCATGGGCCTGCAATTATTGAGGGCCCCGCAACCGCCCTCTCCTGGCTTACAATCCTGCCCGTCTTTGGAACCGCAACCGCCTTCGATCGAACCACCGGCACCCGCGCCATGAACTCGCTGCCAATTGTTGGTATAGCCCTTGGCACCTGCACTTTTGCCATAATCTATCCCCTTATTTTCCTCGGAATCCCCGAACTACTGATCGCTACCCTCTGTATTGCGGGCTGGCAATTAGGCACCCGCATGCTTCATCTTGACGGGCTGGCCGATGTAGGCGATGCACTCGGCGCACACACCACCCCAGAACGAGCCCAACAAATCCTTGCCGACCAAACCACCGGCGCACTGGGCATGGGCAGCGTTGTATTAGTGCTGCTTACTCAACTCACGGCAATCAGCGCCCTAATTACCCAACTCCCAACAGCCACCGCAGCATTTCTTATCGCGATAATCCCGCTAATAACCCGCACCGCAGCCCTCCTGCCCTGCCATCGAACATTTAAACCAATGAGTGAACATGGATTCGGGGCAATGGTTATTGGTACCGTGCGAGCATCCACTATCGTGCTGTGGACCCTCATCATTGCCGCCACAACCATAATCGGCGGAAGATTCAGCCTTAACTTCAGCCAGTATGATGGAGCAATACTCGCCACAGATCTCACAACAATCACAATTGCGAGTCTCCTTATCACACTGGTAGCCGCGCTACTCCTCTCCTTGCACTACGCAAAAAGATTTCATGGCCTTAATGGCGATTGCATTGGAGCAATCATAGAAATCACAACAGCACTTACCGCCATAGCAATGGTGGTGGCTTTTAATCTTTTGAATTACTTTACGACGCCGGGAATTTAG